In the Osmerus eperlanus chromosome 27, fOsmEpe2.1, whole genome shotgun sequence genome, one interval contains:
- the taf9 gene encoding transcription initiation factor TFIID subunit 9: MASPKTVPKDAQVMMQILKDMGITEYEPRVINQMLEFTYRYVTNIIEDAKIYATHAKKSNVDADDIRLAIQCRMDQSFTSPPPRDFLLEVARQKNQTPLPLIKPYTGPRLPPDRYCLTAPNYRLKSIQKKVSSSGGRITVPRLSVGAVSSRPSTPTLGTPSVQSVTAKVGTPVSLSGQRFTVQIPSSQTAVSKSATPSTPTVQNVLINPSLIGSKNIIITTNMVSQNSASESLKRKHEDDDDYDTL; the protein is encoded by the exons ATCCTGAAAGACATGGGCATCACGGAGTACGAACCCAGGGTGATAAACCAGATGTTGGAGTTTACCTACA GATACGTGACGAACATTATTGAAGACGCCAAAATATATGCCACTCACGCCAAGAAATCCAACGTAGATGCAGACGACATACGGCTGGCGATCCAATGTCGAATGGACCAGTCCTTTACTTCTCCACCCCCTCGAGAC TTTCTCCTGGAAGTAGCAAGACAAAAGAACCAAACTCCTCTTCCCCTGATCAAGCCCTACACAGGCCCTCGCCTGCCCCCAGATCGCTACTGTCTGACGGCTCCCAACTACAGACTGAAGTCCATACAGAAAAAG GTGTCGTCGTCCGGTGGAAGGATAACTGTACCTCGTCTCAGCGTAGGAGCGGTGTCCAGCAGGCCTAGTACGCCCACGTTGG GAACACCATCGGTGCAGTCCGTCACCGCTAAAGTGGGGACGCCGGTGTCTCTGAGTGGACAACGCTTCACCGTTCAGATCCCCTCCTCTCAGACTGCCGTCTCCaaatctg CCACGCCATCCACTCCGACAGTTCAGAACGTCCTCATCAACCCTTCTCTGATTGGCTCCAAAAACATTATCATCACAACCAACATGGTGTCACAGAACTCAGCCAGCGAATCACTGAAGAGGAAGCACGAAGACGACGACGATTACGACACATTATGA